The nucleotide window GCACCTGCCCATCGAGGATTGTCATTGGCGGTCCGGCCAGCCGTTCGCTGCCGGGGCCGGCCATGATCAGCCGGTCGGTGCTGTCTCGTGGTGCATGCAGGCGTGGGTTCCACAGCAGCGGCCCGTGGGTGTCGCCCAGGCTGAGTACGCCGGCTTCGCAACCCACTTCGATCCGGTGCAGGAGGAAGGAATGGTTGTCCGGGTCATGGGGGTGCACCTGGTTCTGGATGCGCAGGCTGATGGGCACTCCGTTGAAGCTGGCGTTCAGCCGGGTGAAGGGCTGTGCGCCGACCGGGGCCGCCGGCGCCGCGAACGTCCAGGGCCGCAGGCCGCCCGCCAGGCGCCCGAGGATATCCAGCAACGGATACGCCACCTGGCTGTTACAGCTGGCGTCGATGTAGACCAATCCCTGCTGTTCGCGCAGGTACTGGGCCACGGCGAGGAATCGGCGGATCGCCAGGATGTTCGGGTACAACGTATTGACTGCATACGCTGCCTGCCCCTGACGCGCGGCCTGCATGCACGTGGCGATTTCCCGATAGTGCACCGGGTGTTCCTGCAACACGTGGATGCCCCGGCGCAACAGGCTTTGGGCCAGCTCGCAGCCCGCGCCCCCGGTGGCCCCGGAACGTACTACTACACAGGCGATGTCGATGTCATCGGGTACCTGGTCAGCATCTTCATAGAGGGCTACGCCGTAATGTCGGGCGCAGGCCCGGGAGTACGCGTTACCCCGGGACAGAATGCCCGCCAGTTCATAGCGGTCCTGGGCGCGGGCCAGGGCTTGCAGGTAGATCCGGCCGAACGCGGTACCGGCGACGATCACCCGTTTACGTCCATCGAGCCGGTTCATGGATGGATCACCGGCAGGCCGCGGAGGGAGTGGGTTCCATGCAGGGGCAATATCATGTCAGGTCCTTGGCAGCACAATGTTGGGTCCAGAGGGTCAGCGATTCGCTGTCGGGCAAACGGTCGGGGAGTTCGATGTCCTGGG belongs to Pseudomonas sp. B21-028 and includes:
- a CDS encoding Gfo/Idh/MocA family oxidoreductase, with protein sequence MNRLDGRKRVIVAGTAFGRIYLQALARAQDRYELAGILSRGNAYSRACARHYGVALYEDADQVPDDIDIACVVVRSGATGGAGCELAQSLLRRGIHVLQEHPVHYREIATCMQAARQGQAAYAVNTLYPNILAIRRFLAVAQYLREQQGLVYIDASCNSQVAYPLLDILGRLAGGLRPWTFAAPAAPVGAQPFTRLNASFNGVPISLRIQNQVHPHDPDNHSFLLHRIEVGCEAGVLSLGDTHGPLLWNPRLHAPRDSTDRLIMAGPGSERLAGPPMTILDGQVPGSYHQVFNQVWPDAVIVGLDALCSDIEQPSRRPLSGMWATEVSMAWREMNTVIGMPELIQPPIPRALPLAELQACVDAVQPPRGDDTAQLLGALSF